GAGGTGGATTTGCAGCCGCGCTCGCTGTTGCCTGGGTTGTTACCTGGGTTGTGCCGTTCAGCTTCTCGAGCAGTGGCTTCCACGCGGGCGACGTGCCGACTCCGCCAACAAACAACGAACCGTTGCGAAGCCTGCCGATCATGTCCATGTTCAGCATCGCGACAGTCGAAGCCAGTGGAACGACCGGGGTCTTCGTGTATGCGCCTGAGCCAAGCAATCCGAGCTCTTCACCGCTGAAGGCGATGAACATTATGCTGCGTTTGATCTTGCCGCGTTCGGCTGCGAGCACTCGCGCAAGCTCGAGCAACCCCGTAGTGCCCGAGGCGTTGTCGTCGGCGCCGTGATGGACCTGCCCTTCTGGATTTGCCGCGAGCGACTCGGGCCCGCCGAGTCCCAGATGATCGTAATGAGCGCCGATGACGACGTATTCGGACGCGAGCTGCGGGTCACTGCCCCCAAGCACGCCGACGACGTTCGCGCTCTTACCATTGACCTTGACGACGTCCGTCTTAAAGTCGGCGGTTACCCCGGCTATTAGTCGAGAAGAGCCGGCATCCTTTGCTTTCGCCTCAGCGTCGGCCAGCGACACATTGCTCGAAGCCAGAATTGCTGTTGCCGAATCGCGACTGACGACCACTGTCGGAATTCCCGAGTCCAGAAAGTTCAGATCGTGCCGCAGGCGCGACAAGCGGTCTTCGCGAAAGTCCTTTTCCGCGCTTACGAAGATCACACCGCGAGCGCCTTTCTCCCTCGCCTTCAGCGTTTTGTTCTGAATCTCGAGTCCCGGCTGAGTGAAGGCGGCGAAGCGCCCGTGTGGGTTGTCACCATCGGAACTGCCTCGCAGCATCATCACGATCTTTCCCTTTGGATCGACGCCCGCGTAGCTGTCGAATTGCAGTTCCGGCGCGCTGATGCCGTAACCCACGAACACGACTTCGCCCGCAACCGGCGCCGAGGGCGAGAACGCGAGAGGCATGAATTCCTCTTTTACCTTGAGCGATCGAGCGCCGCTTGCGGTCTTCAATTGAAAGCTGTTGCTATCGCCGAGCTTGACCGCCGCGACGAATGTAAACGGTTGAAGAAAGCCGGCCGCCGATGAAGGCTTGAGTCCATAGCTGCGAAATTCTTTTTCGATGTAAGCGGCCGCTTCGTCTGCGAACGAGGTTCCGGCGCGCCGGCCTTGCAATTTGTCAGAGGCGAGAAACCCGACGTGTTTGCTGATTCGCTCGGCGGACAGTTGCGCTTTGCTTTCGGCGCGCGCGCTGCTCAGCGCGGGAGCAACCGCTGCGCCTCCGGAGGTGAACGTGAGCGCCGAGCTAAAGAGTAAGAGTGCGGTTGTGAGGATGAACAGGCTTGCTTTTCGGATTAACATTTGGAACTCCCCTCTGCGATGAAGAATCAAGGCTCCGTTTGAGGAAGAATCATGCGCCGCTCACGCGTCAAAGCTTTGTGATCCGCATGGGCCGACGCTGAATCATATCGAGCGCTGTGAATCAGTGTCAATGGGTGTCATCATGCCCTTCGGTGTGAAGGGGGCCTGGGAAGCGCCCCAACACTTCAAACCGCTGTAGCCGCGCGTTAAAAACTTTCGCGAGTCGATCGAGCGCGCTCCGAGAGCTAGCGTGGGACTCAATCGTCAGACGAAACCTGTTGCTAGCCACATCCGGTTAGGGTTATGGTTAGGCCATCCTGGGTGGCCCAAGGTGGTTCAGCGGCCAAAGTTTCTCGAGTACCAAGCGAGGTAGGTGTGAAAGCGCTCTCGTTCGGCGTGAACGTGTCGCACATCTGGACCGAGATCGAACAAAGAGGACATCAAAGATGAAGAACGTTACCAAGAGATCTGTGGCTTTGTTCATTGGCCTCGCGAGCATGGCGCCAGTTTTCCCCACGGGAAGTCCCTTTCTTGAGTCTGGCCGCGCGACGTTGCCCACGGGAGCACGTAGCCTCTACAAACGTCCGGCGAAACTGCTGGACGCTGAAAGCTCTCGGTCGCTTGCAACCGTAGACAAGGAAACCAACGCGCGGGTGAATCAGGTCTACGGCAAGCTTCCGATGAGTTTCGAAGCGAACGATGGACAGACGGATTCGCGCGTGAAGTTCATTTCTCGTTGGGGCGGCCAGACGCTGTTCCTGACTTCGACCGAAGCGGTGTTTAGACTGGAAGGCCCGAACCAAACACCAGCACCTGAAGGAAGACCAACCCTCTCAGTGGATGCTAGCAGCGCGCGCCGTTCGCCGGTTGAATCGACGAACTCGGTGTTGCGAATGAAGCTGGTGGGCGGGAACACTTCGGCAAAAGTAACAGGCCTCGATAAGCTGCCGGGCAAGAGCAACTACTTCATCGGGAACGATCCGAAGAAGTGGCGAACGAATGTCCCGAACTACGCGAAGGTGAAGTATGAGCAGGTCTACCCTGGCGTCGATCTTGTGTACTACGGCAACCAGCGCCAGCTTGAGTACGACTTGATAGTAGCGCCCGGAGCCGATCCCAACCGTATCAGGCTCACATTTGAAGGCGCTCAGAAAATGCGAATAGATGAGGCAGGCGATCTGGTGCTGAGCACAACCGCGGGCGAGACGCGTCAGAGGAGTCCAATTGTTTATCAAGAACTGAATAAAAAGAGAGAACGCGTACGTGCTGGATACGCGAAGCAAGGCGAGAATGAAGTAGCTTTTGAGCTAGGACGATACGATGCGAGCCGGCCGCTGGTGATCGATCCGGTACTGGTGTACTCCACTTATCTGGGAGGTAGTTTTGGCGAGTCCGGCAACAGCATTGCTGTAGACCCGGCGGGCTTTGCCTACATAACCGGTTTCACCAATTCAAATGATTTTCCGACCGCAAACCCTTTGCAGCCGAACAACGCCTCCTTCTGTTGTGCGGGCGACGTGTTCGTGACTAAGTTGAATGCCGCCGGATCCGCCCTCGTCTACTCGACATATATCGGCGGCGGCGAGACGGATCAGGCCAGCGCGATTGCTGTTGACCCATTTGGCAATGCATACGTCACCGGCACAACCAGTTCTACCGATTTCCCGACAGCGAACGCGTTCAGTCCTAATCTCGCCGGGGTAGCCAACGACGCGTTTGTTGCTAAACTGAACTCGGCGGGAAGCGCATTCGTGTATTCCACGTATCTAGGAGGCAGCCTCGGCGAGACTGCCACAAGCATAGCCGTAGATGCGAGCGGAAACGCTTACGTGACTGGTTCAACCGGCTCGACCGACTTCCCCACATCAAATCCGTTGCAGGGGAATATTAGCGCCGGGTCCGACGGCTTCATAACGAAGTTCAACGCCACAGGCACATCGCTCGTCTATTCCACGTATTTGGGAGGTGTTGGCGCAGATTCTGGCAACGGCATCGCGGTGGATGCCACCGGCAATGCCTACGTTGCGGGCACAACAAGCTCGCCTGATTTTCCATTAGTGAATCCGGTGCAGTCGGAGATCACCGACAAAACAGCCTTTAAGAGCATCGATGGAGCCGCCACTTGGGCTGCAATCAACAATGGTCTGCCCGCTCGATTCTCGGTTAACACAATAGCGATTGATCCGGGTGCTCCGAACACTCTTTATATCGGCACGACCGGCGGTGGAGTCTTCAAGAGCACCGATGCCGGGAGCAGTTGGATTGCTTCGAACAACGGGTTGTTTACTCTTGCCATGGACCAGCTATTGATAGACCCGAAGACAACCTCGACGCTGTATGGCATCAGCGGGAGGAGTCTTACCAGGAGCACAGATGCGGGAATGAGCTGGAACACGATCCCTCTTCTTGGCGGAGCAGAAGTAGTTGCGTTAGATCCGAGCGCGCCACAAACGCTTTATGCGGCGAGGGGGCAGTTGGTCTTCAAGAGCATCGATAGCGGGGCAACCTGGAGCGGAGTTACAGTAAGAGACCCGCTTGGGAACATCGCCAGCACCTTGCATGGTCTTGTGGTGGACCCGAGGACGCCCACCACAATCTATGCCGCGGATTCCGGCGGAGTGTTTAAGAGTATTAACGGCGGGACCGTCTGGAGGGGAAGGCTTGGCACCCCTTCAGGCGCCCGAAGCATCGCTATTGACCCGGTCAATACGGCCTCGCTCTATGTGTGGTCTATCGGCGGCGGGATTTCGAAAAGCACGGATGGCGCACAAACCTGGAGTCTGATCAACTCAGGTCTTCCCAGCAAGGCTGTTCGGGTTGTTGCTATTGATCCGATTGCGACGAATACCCTTTATGCCGGCACGGATCACGGCATACAGAAGAGCACCGATGGAGGAGTCAGTTGGATGACCACCGTAAGCAGGGTGACCAACGCTCCCGCTAACGCAATAGCCATTGACCCGAGAGTTACATCGACGCTCTACGCTGGGGCTTCCGCCACTTTCGACTGTTTTGTTGCGAAGCTAAACTCACAAGGCACTGCACTCCTTTACTCCACCTATCTAGGCGGTGATACAGCCGACGTCGCTTCGGGCATTGCTGTAGATGCGTTTGGAAATGCTTACGTGGCGGGCGCTACAACATCGGCCGGTTTTCCGACGAGGAACCCGATGCAATCATTCGGCGGCGGGCTTCTAGACGGCTTTGTTGCAAAACTCGACACCGTACACGCTGAACTTGTTTACTCCACACACCTCGGCGGCGGCAGCTTCGACAGTTGTCGAGGAATAGCCGTGAACACGGCTGGCAACGCCTATGTCACGGGTCAGACTTCTTCAACAGACTTTCCAACGGTGGTCCCCTTGCAAGGCTCGCTAGCCGACGCTGAAAGCGACCCCTTCGTGGCAAAGCTTAACGCGACAGGATCGGCACTCGTCTTCTCAACTTATTTGGGTGGAGGTGAAGGAGCCCTTCACTCTAGTGGTTTTGATTTCGCGAACGCGATCGCGATTGACAATGCAGGAAGCGCTTACATAACCGGGTCCACCACGTCCGACAACTTTCCAACTACGCCGGGCGCTTTCCAACTAGCCAAACGAGGCAATAGCATCACAGCTTTCGTCGCCAAGATTTCCGACCCTCCCCCTTTCGATGCGTGCCTGCAAGACGACAGCAACGGCAACTTGCTGCTCGTCAACACAAACACTGGAGATTATCAGTTCATCAATTGCGGTGTCCTTACCTTGAGTGGAAAAGCTGCAATAAGTAAGAAGGGCTGCCTCGTCACTCTTCAAGTGAGCGGGCCTGATCGCAGATTGCTCGCGAGGATTGATACTTGCCGGGGGACCGGAACTGCTTCAATGCAGGTTTTCTCTCAAGGCAGAACATTTACTATCCTGGACAGGAATACAGCCAACAGTGCTTGTGCTTGTTCGAGATAGGTTGCGCGCTCGCGAGGAGAGCGCTCGACGGTTCGTCTGCCGGCGTCGAAATTGTCTTACGCCATGGCGAGTCGCCGGTGAAGAGTGAATCGTACTCTTCCAGTTCGGCTACTCCTTGAGACTGCGGGACGGAGGCGCCTTCAAAGCTTCTGGATCGAGCCGCGTTGAAACATTCGCGGCGCGCCCGCCAGCAAAGCCAGCAACACGAACGCGAGAAGAACTGCCGGGGTGCTGACCCCGGCAGTGGTCGCTAACATGACTGCGCGAAGGAGCGACAAAAACTGCGACACTCCGAGTGAAGCCAGCAGCGCCCACCACGCCCATCGCTCGCCGCGTCGATACGGCACCCACGTTACGGCGATTGCCAGCAGCGCATACGCGAGCGCAAAGGTCGCCGCTGTAGCGCGCCGCCCTCTGAATGCCTTGACCGCCTGGTCGCCACCCTGTTCTCCAATCTGGGTAAGCGTGTACTCCGGGGTGAGGGAGTCCGGCTTCCCGGTGTAGGCGACCCACAGCGATTGGGCAGAGATAAGAACGATGGCTACCGAGACTACCAGCAGAATTACCCAGCTTGTCATGAACAACAGGTGTGAACCTCTCATTTTGCCTCCTACGTAGATGTACCGTAGACTGTCCAGTCTGCGGGTGTTTCCACATCAGCCTATCTTCATCCGACGCCATGCGCAGACCGGACAGCGCCATCGCAGACTGGACAGTCTACGCTACATCCTTATTTTTCGGTCAGCGCGATCTCGAGCAAGATCAGCTTCTTTATCCCGCGATAGATCGGCTCGATTTGGCACCACTCGCCCAGCGAGTGATCGCCGCCGCACGGAGCACAGCCGGTAGAGATCGCAGGCAAGCCAGCCAGTAACGCGACGTTCGAGTTGTTCGAGGCACTGTTGCCCACAGTCACATTCTCAAATCCAATTGCTCGATGCACCGCCTCCGCCATTCTCACGGTAAACGACTCGCGGCTCCCCGGGATCTGGGCGGCCGGAACTTTTTCCTCGGGCAGCTCGGTCTTCACCTGCATGCCAACTCGACCGGCTTCTTCGAGGAGTATCTGCGCGATCTTCTGCTCGAAGTCATCGATCAGTTTCTGATTGGTGGATCGCAGATCGACCGTGAACCACGCATCCGCCGCTTTGGCGTTCACGACGTCAGCTCCGCCGAGCATCCCGATGTTCAAGTGCACCACCGGATCCTTTGGCAGCTCGAGCGAATAGATACGCGTGATCGCCCGCGCGGCCGCAAGCGTCGCCGAATATGGCGGCGCTTTTGAAGTCGTATGGCCGCCCGTGCCGATGAAGTGGTGCTTGTACCAATTGATCCCTATGCCGCCGTAGTTCAAGCCCTCGTATCCGCCGTCGAGCGCGACGTACTGCCCGATTCGCTCCCTGTTCTCGGAGATGAAATGCTTTACTCCCCCGAACGACGTTTCTTCTTCAACCGTGAACACGAAGATCAGATCGGCTCTGGTTTTGATCCCAGCATTATCAAGCGCGCGAATCGAGGCCAGGATCGCTTCGACATTTCGCGTATCGTCCCCAACACCCGGGGCGAAGATCTTTCCATCGCGAATCTCGGCTTTGATCTTCAAGCCTTCTTGAAACACCGTGTCGAGATGCGCGTCAAACACGACGGGCTTCGAGCCGCCGGTGCCTTTGCGAACGGCGATGAGGTTACCCTTGGAGTCGTAGTAGACTTTGTCCAGGTTGAGAGACTGCAACGCTCTTCGCACTGCTTCGGCTCGCTCGCGTTCTTTCCCGGACGGCGCGTTGATCTCCGTGAGCGCTATCCACTCAGCTAGTATCTGATCTTTATGCGCATCGACATAATCGAACGCGCGTCTCACGTCTGCGCGTTCCATGATTTGTCGGGCCTCGCCGGTCAGATCCTGCGCGGTTACACTGGCACCCAGCAGTAGCGCCGCGCATGCAAGCGCCGCCATTCTTCCCCTCATGAACGTTCTCCGTTGGATGGCTGTCTAACGACGAAGGCCTATTCTAAGTCGCAGGTGATCGATAAAGCAAAAGTGAAGCAAAGGCGTGTGGAGAGCGCCGCCCGGTCAGCAACCCGCATAGCGACACAGTTGGCGGCGCTTTGGCTTCTGTGGATTGCGCCGCCCCGGTCGGCGATCTCCCAGGTTATGTTTTGGCGGCGCTTTGGCTGAGTGGGTGAAACTCACGATGCCGAAGACGTTGCTAGTGGGAGCTGAAGCAAAGCGCCGCCGCCTCTAACCAAGAGCTTGGTCGCGCAAGAGGCGGCGCAGTCCAAACATTACGGGTTCGAGGCGCGCCGCGGACGCTCGCGTTGCAAGACGCTGTCGCTCGCGCGAGGCCGGCCCGAGATGCGCCACTCGATTCGCTTGATTGCAACTGTGGCCGTATCCGCCGTCGAAGCGCTCGACGTGCGCACCACCGGCTCCAGCTCCTTTATTGTTTCCTGGTCGCCAATGCGTCCGAGTATCTCGATTACTTTTTGCCGGACTTCCTTGCTGCTCGAGCGAATGTAAGGAAAGAGATCCGCCGGACTCGTGGCGTCCATCAAGTAAGCGCGAGCCTGATCTTCCTGATCGGTCTCGAGCTTGCGCACGATGTACTGGATGTTTGTGGTGCCGCCCATCTTGTACATCGCCCAATACTCGGCGAGCTTCACATCGTTGTTTTTCTCGGTTAGCACCAGCCGGGATATCTGGTCCTGATAGCGCGGGTCGGCTATTCGCGCCAGCCCCTCGATCGCGTATTGGCGGCGGTCTGCATCGTTGTCAGTCATGTTCTCGACGAAGGTCTGCTCTGCCTTCTCGTCGCCTATCAAAGACAACGCCCACAGCGCAGCTTCGTCGCGCGCCGGCAGGTAGCTCAAGCTTCCTTTCACCCTGTCGCCGACCTTCTTGAGGGCGCCTTTCTTCTCGGGACCCAAACCGTAGACCGAAAGCAGCGGCTCGACCGCCGGCTTGTATTTGAGCATGCCGGCCGCGACCATCGCCTGCGTTCGCACCTTCTGATCCGAGTCGCGAAAGAAGGGTATCAGGTAAGTGCCGGCCGACTGATCTCCGATCTTGATAAACGCTCGAAGCACCTCCATGCGCAGATCCTGATCCGCGCTGAGCGCGTCGGCAAGATGTGGGATCGCGGCCGTACCTCTCAAAACGCCGAGCGCGCGAATGGCGGATATTCGAACATTGCGCTCGCGGTCACCTCGAGCCGATTCTCCGATCGCTGTGACGATTGTGGGATCGACCGCAACGTAAGGCTCGACTATTTCGTGATCGTTTGTGTCGAGAAACGGATTGAACAGGTTCCAACCGGAGCGACGGTTGGTTATGAAATCTATGTCGTGCTCGGTGTACAGCGCCACCAACGATCTTATTGCCACGCCGCGCACATTCGAGTTCGGGTCCTTGAGCGCGTCGAGCATCTCGGGCAGCGCCGAGAAGTCCTTGATCATTCCCAGCGACCGAAGCGCTTCGGCGCGCACGTCGTAGTCTTCATCTTTGCGAGCCGCCACCGCGAGCGCTTCGACCGCGAGTTGATTGCGGACCCGGCGTTCACCCAGCTTGTGCGCCGCGTCCTGTCGCGTGCTCGCGTTGGGACTCTTCAGATAGGCGAGCAAGGTCTCAAGCGATTGAGTCTCGCCGCGCACGGCAAAGACGAACGTTAGCAACACGACGAGAAGCGTCACTATCTGGACGAACATTTTCCTATTTGAAGGCATGGCAAACTCCTCAGAGAAGAAACTGCTTGTCCTGCGGGAAACGAAACTGGGGGCTTAAGTGGGGAACCTGTCCTTTCGCTGACATTCTTGTCCGCATAGGCGGTTTAGTCAAGCTGCAAATAAGCAAGGTTTCTCGTCAACGGTATGGGCTAGAGCCAGCTATGACTTCAGCGCCCAGTAGCCTTTTCGGGCCCGCGTCATCAGCCCGGGACGCGTAACACCCACGCTGAGCTTGCGCCAACGGCCGTCGCGCTTTTGATTAGTGGGGTAGTAGGTCAGTGTGTATTGATTTCTTAGCTCATCCACGATGTTTGTGAATGCTTCTTCAAGCTTGTCGCCCTGCGGCGTATAAACATATCGCCCGCCGGTCTGCGAGGCGAACTCTTTCATCTCGGTTTGCCC
This window of the Acidobacteriota bacterium genome carries:
- a CDS encoding M28 family peptidase, with protein sequence MLIRKASLFILTTALLLFSSALTFTSGGAAVAPALSSARAESKAQLSAERISKHVGFLASDKLQGRRAGTSFADEAAAYIEKEFRSYGLKPSSAAGFLQPFTFVAAVKLGDSNSFQLKTASGARSLKVKEEFMPLAFSPSAPVAGEVVFVGYGISAPELQFDSYAGVDPKGKIVMMLRGSSDGDNPHGRFAAFTQPGLEIQNKTLKAREKGARGVIFVSAEKDFREDRLSRLRHDLNFLDSGIPTVVVSRDSATAILASSNVSLADAEAKAKDAGSSRLIAGVTADFKTDVVKVNGKSANVVGVLGGSDPQLASEYVVIGAHYDHLGLGGPESLAANPEGQVHHGADDNASGTTGLLELARVLAAERGKIKRSIMFIAFSGEELGLLGSGAYTKTPVVPLASTVAMLNMDMIGRLRNGSLFVGGVGTSPAWKPLLEKLNGTTQVTTQATASAAANPPRFQLGFGEDGFGPSDHQSFYVRDVPVLFFFTGTHDDYHKPSDTADKINAEGLKQVAEFVREIAISVANEPQRIAFTKVKVEQRPTGRGFRVYLGTVPNYSDQSDGLKLDGVRAGSPAEKAGLRAGDIVVKLGKMPIKNVYDYTYALGEMRGGEEVEAVIRRDGKEMTMKITPEKRQ
- a CDS encoding SBBP repeat-containing protein; its protein translation is MKNVTKRSVALFIGLASMAPVFPTGSPFLESGRATLPTGARSLYKRPAKLLDAESSRSLATVDKETNARVNQVYGKLPMSFEANDGQTDSRVKFISRWGGQTLFLTSTEAVFRLEGPNQTPAPEGRPTLSVDASSARRSPVESTNSVLRMKLVGGNTSAKVTGLDKLPGKSNYFIGNDPKKWRTNVPNYAKVKYEQVYPGVDLVYYGNQRQLEYDLIVAPGADPNRIRLTFEGAQKMRIDEAGDLVLSTTAGETRQRSPIVYQELNKKRERVRAGYAKQGENEVAFELGRYDASRPLVIDPVLVYSTYLGGSFGESGNSIAVDPAGFAYITGFTNSNDFPTANPLQPNNASFCCAGDVFVTKLNAAGSALVYSTYIGGGETDQASAIAVDPFGNAYVTGTTSSTDFPTANAFSPNLAGVANDAFVAKLNSAGSAFVYSTYLGGSLGETATSIAVDASGNAYVTGSTGSTDFPTSNPLQGNISAGSDGFITKFNATGTSLVYSTYLGGVGADSGNGIAVDATGNAYVAGTTSSPDFPLVNPVQSEITDKTAFKSIDGAATWAAINNGLPARFSVNTIAIDPGAPNTLYIGTTGGGVFKSTDAGSSWIASNNGLFTLAMDQLLIDPKTTSTLYGISGRSLTRSTDAGMSWNTIPLLGGAEVVALDPSAPQTLYAARGQLVFKSIDSGATWSGVTVRDPLGNIASTLHGLVVDPRTPTTIYAADSGGVFKSINGGTVWRGRLGTPSGARSIAIDPVNTASLYVWSIGGGISKSTDGAQTWSLINSGLPSKAVRVVAIDPIATNTLYAGTDHGIQKSTDGGVSWMTTVSRVTNAPANAIAIDPRVTSTLYAGASATFDCFVAKLNSQGTALLYSTYLGGDTADVASGIAVDAFGNAYVAGATTSAGFPTRNPMQSFGGGLLDGFVAKLDTVHAELVYSTHLGGGSFDSCRGIAVNTAGNAYVTGQTSSTDFPTVVPLQGSLADAESDPFVAKLNATGSALVFSTYLGGGEGALHSSGFDFANAIAIDNAGSAYITGSTTSDNFPTTPGAFQLAKRGNSITAFVAKISDPPPFDACLQDDSNGNLLLVNTNTGDYQFINCGVLTLSGKAAISKKGCLVTLQVSGPDRRLLARIDTCRGTGTASMQVFSQGRTFTILDRNTANSACACSR
- a CDS encoding M20/M25/M40 family metallo-hydrolase, with the translated sequence MRGRMAALACAALLLGASVTAQDLTGEARQIMERADVRRAFDYVDAHKDQILAEWIALTEINAPSGKERERAEAVRRALQSLNLDKVYYDSKGNLIAVRKGTGGSKPVVFDAHLDTVFQEGLKIKAEIRDGKIFAPGVGDDTRNVEAILASIRALDNAGIKTRADLIFVFTVEEETSFGGVKHFISENRERIGQYVALDGGYEGLNYGGIGINWYKHHFIGTGGHTTSKAPPYSATLAAARAITRIYSLELPKDPVVHLNIGMLGGADVVNAKAADAWFTVDLRSTNQKLIDDFEQKIAQILLEEAGRVGMQVKTELPEEKVPAAQIPGSRESFTVRMAEAVHRAIGFENVTVGNSASNNSNVALLAGLPAISTGCAPCGGDHSLGEWCQIEPIYRGIKKLILLEIALTEK
- a CDS encoding HEAT repeat domain-containing protein, whose amino-acid sequence is MPSNRKMFVQIVTLLVVLLTFVFAVRGETQSLETLLAYLKSPNASTRQDAAHKLGERRVRNQLAVEALAVAARKDEDYDVRAEALRSLGMIKDFSALPEMLDALKDPNSNVRGVAIRSLVALYTEHDIDFITNRRSGWNLFNPFLDTNDHEIVEPYVAVDPTIVTAIGESARGDRERNVRISAIRALGVLRGTAAIPHLADALSADQDLRMEVLRAFIKIGDQSAGTYLIPFFRDSDQKVRTQAMVAAGMLKYKPAVEPLLSVYGLGPEKKGALKKVGDRVKGSLSYLPARDEAALWALSLIGDEKAEQTFVENMTDNDADRRQYAIEGLARIADPRYQDQISRLVLTEKNNDVKLAEYWAMYKMGGTTNIQYIVRKLETDQEDQARAYLMDATSPADLFPYIRSSSKEVRQKVIEILGRIGDQETIKELEPVVRTSSASTADTATVAIKRIEWRISGRPRASDSVLQRERPRRASNP